One Vitis vinifera cultivar Pinot Noir 40024 chromosome 8, ASM3070453v1 genomic window carries:
- the LOC100248396 gene encoding uncharacterized protein LOC100248396 codes for MLRNLMGSKMVKRKKAAKRSSKTGFESFLEMDMQKDISAQEDLELERKLAKKLRVKNGKLGGEDDDVNFLFEGIPSVIGSLGEEGITEADEFSVKSSAKSSLGKKRKKRKLLEQGLEGGTAVGDLNRVETDGEDLALEEAPAKVRSRKKHKKKKELLEQDHEGRMGTEAAVEGLEPVETAATETILEEAPAKATALEGSVKYIAPHLRSRAGNELGEYHQIRRQIRGLLNRLSESNVESIAGEMSTIFHSAGRRVGSQIISEEVLASCSGGPRGNEQYAAVFAAFVAGMACLVGIDFSAKLLASLAKSFEDEYIKEDNLSLRNLTLLLAYLYIFDVFASDLIYDFLIIRSKQLLEIDVSTILTILQCCGMKLRRDDPAAMKDFIQSVQNRVNELKAASGDGESNINNKRMEFMLETICDIKNNKKRTKEETVQHTRINKWLQKLRVEDILIRGLKWSKLLDPNKKGQWWLSGNMTSPTDNAEEVATKIDKEVLEAQKMLQLAASQRMNTDARRAIFCIIMSGEDYLDAFEKLLRLALAGRQDREIMRVLLECCLREKAFNKYYTVLALKLCEHDKNQKFTLQYCLWDHFKELDSMELLRSMHLAKFIAEMLTSFTLSLSVLKTVDLSDSLQLTPRRIMHFRMLFEAIFEKPDKLVWNVFTRIAVAPELETLRNGILFFIREYVASTNQAAAKKFRVAKKALNNLEGVLM; via the exons ATGTTGAGAAATTTAATGGGGTCAAAGATGGTGAAACGAAAGAAGGCTGCAAAGAGAAGTTCGAAAACTGGGTTTGAGAGTTTTCTTGAAATGGATATGCAGAAAGATATTTCTGCCCAAGAAGATTTGGAATTGGAAAGAAAATTAGCCAAGAAACTTAGGGTTAAAAATGGGAAATTAGGGGGAGAGGATGATGATGTCAACTTTTTATTTGAAGGTATCCCATCTGTTATTGGTTCTTTAGGAGAAGAAGGAATCACAGAGGCGGATGAATTTTCTGTCAAAAGCTCTGCGAAAAGCTCTTTGGGTAAGAAACGTAAGAAGAGAAAGCTATTGGAGCAAGGGTTGGAGGGTGGCACTGCAGTTGGAGACTTGAATCGTGTGGAAACCGATGGTGAGGATTTAGCATTGGAAGAAGCCCCTGCCAAGGTGCGGTCGAGAAAGAAacataagaagaagaaagagttGTTGGAGCAAGACCATGAAGGTAGGATGGGAACCGAGGCGGCAGTTGAGGGATTGGAGCCTGTGGAAACTGCTGCAACAGAGACTATATTAGAAGAAGCTCCTGCAAAGGCAACTGCATTGGAGGGTAGTGTAAAATACATAGCTCCTCATTTGAGATCTCGTGCAGGAAATGAATTAGGAGAGTATCATCAAATTCGAAGACAGATACGAG GTCTTTTGAATAGGCTGTCCGAATCCAATGTGGAGTCAATTGCAGGGGAAATGTCCACAATTTTTCAT TCTGCTGGTCGCCGTGTTGGCTCCCAGATTATCAGTGAGGAGGTTTTGGCATCATGTTCTGGAGGTCCTCGTGGAAATGAACA GTATGCTGCTGTTTTTGCAGCTTTTGTTGCAGGCATGGCTTGCTTGGTTGGGATTGACTTCAGTGCAAAGCTTCTTGCTTCCCTTGCTAAATCTTTTGAG GATGAGTACATTAAAGAAGACAACCTTTCATTGCGAAATCTGACTCTTCTACTCGCCTATTTGTACATATTTGATGTTTTTGCAAG TGATTTGATATATGACTTTCTGATCATTCGGAGCAAGCAGCTGCTGGAGATTGATGTGTCTACTATCTTGACAATTCTACAAT GTTGTGGAATGAAACTAAGGCGTGATGATCCTGCAGCCATGAAGGATTTTATTCAGAGTGTGCAGAATAGGGTGAATGAGTTAAAGGCTGCCTCTGGAGATGGCGAGTCAAATATAAACAACAAAAGA ATGGAGTTCATGCTTGAAACCATATGCGATATAAAAAACAACAAGAAGAGAACTAAAGAGGAAACCGTACAACATACACGGATAAATAAATGGCTACAGAAG TTAAGAGTAGAAGATATTTTAATCAGAGGGCTCAAATGGAGCAAGCTACTTGATCCTAACAAGAAGGGCCAGTGGTGGTTGTCCGGGAATATGACTTCCCCAACAGACAATGCTGAAGAGGTTGCCACCAAAATTGACAAGGAGGTTCTGGAAGCACAGAAAATGCTGCAGCTTGCTGCTTCACAAAGGATGAACACAGATGCCAGAAGGGCAATCTTTTGTATAATAATGAGTGGAGAAGACTACCTTGATGCATTTGAGAAGCTTCTGAGGTTGGCTTTGGCTGGGAGGCAG GATAGAGAGATCATGCGAGTTCTTCTAGAATGCTGTTTACGAGAGAAAGCATTTAACAAATATTACACTGTTCTGGCTTTGAAATTATGTGAACATGACAAAAACCAGAAGTTTACTTTGCAG TATTGCCTCTGGGACCATTTCAAAGAACTGGATTCAATGGAGCTGCTCAGATCAATGCACCTAGCAAAATTCATTGCAGAGATGCTTACATCCTTCACACTCTCACTGTCAGTCTTGAAGACAGTCGACCTGAGCGACTCCCTTCAGCTAACCCCAAGAAGGATCATGCACTTCCGGATGCTATTTGAGGCCATATTCGAGAAGCCAGACAAGCTTGTGTGGAACGTCTTCACGCGCATAGCCGTCGCTCCTGAGCTCGAAACCCTTCGAAATGGCATCCTGTTTTTCATCAGGGAGTATGTCGCCAGCACCAACCAAGCTGCTGCTAAGAAGTTCAGAGTTGCAAAGAAGGCTCTCAATAATCTGGAAGGAGTTCTCATGTGA
- the LOC100243272 gene encoding probable inactive leucine-rich repeat receptor-like protein kinase At3g03770 has product MAKGFCHWALLVLVLILGSIRPSEQLPSSQAQTLIRIQGILNFPAILSSWNNNTDFCDTEPSSSLTVVCYEESITQLHIIGHKGVPPLPRNFSIDSFITTLVKLPSLKVLTLVSLGLWGPMPSKIARLSSLEILNISSNYFYGTIPEEIAYLTSLQTLILDDNMFIGELSDWLSLLPVLAVLSLKKNSFNGSLPSSLGSLENLRILTLSHNRFYGEVPDLSSLDNLQVLDLEDNALGPQFPRLGTKLVTLVLKKNRFSSGIPVEVSSYYQLERLDISYNRFAGPFPPSLLALPSVTYLNIAGNKFTGMLFGYQSCNAGLEFVDLSSNLLTGNLPNCLKSDSKKRVVLYGRNCLATGEQNQHPFSFCRNEALAVGIIPHRKKQKGASKAVLALGTIGGILGGIALFCLVFLVVRRVNAKKATKTPPTKLIAENASTVYSSKLFSDARYVSQTMNLGALGLPAYRTFSLEELEEATNNFDTSTFMGEGSQGQMYRGKLKDGSLVAIRCLKMKKSHSTQNFMHHIELILKLRHRHLVSSLGHCFECYLDDASVSRIFLIFEYVPNGTLRSWISEGRSRQTLSWTQRIAAAIGVAKGIEFLHTGILPGVYSNNLKITDILLDQNLVAKISSYNLPLLAENMGKVSSGISSGGSKEFSVNARVQHEDKIDIYDFGVILLELIMGRPFNSTNEVDVIRNWLQACVTADDASRRNMVDAAVHRTCSDESLKTMMEICIRCLHKDPAERPSIEDVLWNLQFAAQVEDALRGDSDSSDGSPAFPSLPPRLRLNIH; this is encoded by the exons ATGGCAAAAGGATTCTGCCATTGGGCACTCCTGGTTCTGGTTTTGATTTTGGGTTCAATCCGCCCTTCAGAGCAGCTCCCGTCCTCCCAGGCTCAGACCCTTATCAGAATTCAGGGAATTTTGAACTTCCCAGCCATTTTAAGCAGCTGGAATAACAATACTGACTTCTGTGACACTGAACCAAGTTCATCTCTTACTGTTGTATGCTATGAAGAAAGCATAACCCAGCTGCATATTATTGGACACAAGGGGGTTCCTCCATTGCCTAGGAATTTCTCCATAGATTCCTTCATAACGACGCTGGTTAAGCTTCCAAGCTTGAAGGTTCTCACATTAGTTTCTCTCGGTTTATGGGGTCCCATGCCTAGTAAAATAGCACGATTGTCATCCCTTGAAATACTCAACATAAGTTCAAATTACTTTTATGGTACAATTCCTGAGGAGATTGCATATTTAACAAGCCTCCAAACACTTATACTAGATGACAATATGTTCATTGGTGAACTTTCTGATTGGCTGAGCTTGCTACCTGTTTTGGCTGTTTTGAGTTTGAAGAAGAATTCATTTAATGGGTCATTGCCAAGTTCATTGGGAAGTTTGGAAAATCTCAGAATTCTTACTCTTTCTCATAATCGCTTCTATGGAGAAGTGCCTGATCTTAGCAGTTTGGACAACCTTCAAGTTCTTGACTTGGAAGATAACGCTCTTGGACCTCAGTTTCCTCGACTTGGCACCAAGTTGGTTACCCTTGTATTGAAAAAGAACAGGTTTAGTTCTGGGATTCCTGTTGAAGTAAGCTCCTATTATCAACTTGAACGGTTGGATATCTCTTACAATCGATTTGCAGGACCATTTCCACCATCATTGTTAGCTCTTCCCTCTGTTACTTATCTGAATATTGCAGGAAACAAATTCACTGGAATGCTTTTTGGATATCAATCCTGCAATGCTGGGCTTGAATTTGTGGATTTGTCCTCAAATCTCTTGACTGGAAACTTGCCCAATTGTCTCAAGTCGGATTCTAAGAAGAGGGTTGTCCTCTATGGTAGGAATTGTTTGGCAACTGGAGAGCAAAATCAACATCCATTCTCCTTTTGTCGTAATGAGGCTTTAGCTGTTGGAATCATACCTCAccgaaagaaacaaaaaggagCTTCTAAAGCTGTTCTTGCGTTGGGCACAATTGGAGGAATTCTTGGAGGAATTGCACTTTTTTGTCTAGTTTTCTTGGTTGTTAGAAGAGTAAATGCCaaaaaagcaacaaaaacacCCCCTACCAAATTAATAGCCGAGAATGCATCAACTGTGTACTCCTCAAAGTTGTTTTCTGATGCAA ggTATGTATCTCAAACAATGAATCTGGGAGCCCTTGGCCTTCCAGCTTACCGGACATTTTCACTGGAAGAGCTTGAGGAGGCTACAAATAACTTTGATACATCAACTTTCATGGGTGAAGGTTCTCAAGGTCAG ATGTACAGAGGTAAGCTGAAGGACGGTTCCCTTGTTGCTATTAGGTgcctaaaaatgaaaaagagccACAGCACCCAAAACTTTATGCACCACATAGAGCTGATTTTAAAGCTCAGACATCGCCATTTGGTCAGTTCTCTTGGACACTGCTTTGAGTGTTACTTGGATGATGCAAGCGTCAGCagaatttttctcatatttgaataCGTCCCCAATGGGACTCTGAGGAGCTGGATATCTG AGGGACGTTCCAGACAAACACTTTCTTGGACACAACGCATAGCAGCTGCCATAGGGGTAGCAAAGGGTATCGAATTTCTGCATACCGGAATTCTGCCTGGTGTATATTCAAATAATCTGAAAATAACAGATATTTTACTGGATCAGAACCTTGTTGCAAAAATTAGCAGCTACAACCTGCCTTTGCTAGCAGAGAATATGGGAAAG GTTAGCAGTGGAATTTCCTCAGGTGGTTCCAAAGAATTCAGTGTCAATGCCAg GGTACAGCATGAGGACAAAATTGATATTTATGACTTTGGAGTGATATTGCTTGAGCTCATCATGGGAAGGCCGTTCAATTCCACGAATGAAGTGGATGTCATAAGAAATTGG TTACAAGCATGCGTAACAGCAGACGATGCATCCAGAAGAAACATGGTGGATGCTGCAGTTCACAGGACTTGCTCGGATGAATCACTGAAGACAATGATGGAGATCTGCATCAGATGCCTGCATAAGGACCCAGCAGAGAGACCATCCATAGAGGATGTGCTGTGGAACTTGCAGTTTGCTGCTCAGGTTGAGGATGCATTGAGGGGAGACTCTGACAGCAGTGATGGTTCCCCTGCTTTCCCTTCCTTGCCTCCACGCCTACGTCTCAACATTCATTAA